A genomic segment from Phragmites australis chromosome 6, lpPhrAust1.1, whole genome shotgun sequence encodes:
- the LOC133922746 gene encoding transcription factor HBP-1a-like isoform X1: protein MGSNDPSTPSKASKSSEQDQAPATTSGTTASVYPEWPSFQAYSAIPPHGFFPHPVAANPQAHPYMWGAQPMVPPYGTPPPPYVMYPPGTVYAHPSTPPGMHPFNHYPMPTNGNAETPGAAPSAPEMNGKSEPGRTSGPSANGITSHSESGSESESEGSDANSQNDSHSKENDGKEDASQGTIQPGAMVGGVPGSTTNLNIGVDYWIAPGSAAVPAIHGKAPAGSTRGDQWDERELKKQKRKQSNRESARRSRLRKQAECEELGQHAESLRSENSSLRAELERIRKEYEQLLSKNASLKEKLGATSDSIPDMN, encoded by the exons ATGGGAAGCAATGATCCTAGCACACCTTCGAAGGCATCAAAGTCATCAGAACAA GATCAAGCTCCAGCCACTACATCCGGCACAACAGCTTCAGTTTACCCTGAATGGCCCAGCTTTCAG GCCTACTCAGCAATTCCACCACATGGGTTCTTTCCCCATCCTGTTGCTGCAAATCCACAAGCTCATCCCTACATGTGGGGAGCTCAG CCCATGGTGCCACCTTATGGGACGCCACCACCACCTTATGTGATGTATCCACCTGGAACAGTATATGCCCATCCCTCTACACCTCCT GGTATGCATCCATTTAATCATTATCCTATGCCAACAAATGGAAATGCTGAAACCCCT GGAGCTGCGCCGAGTGCTCCAGAAATGAATG GGAAAAGTGAGCCTGGCAGAACATCTGGTCCATCTGCCAATGGGATTACCTCCCACAG TGAGAGTGgaagtgagagtgagagtgaagGAAGTGATGCCAATTCCCAAAAT GACTCACATTCAAAGGAAAATGATGGAAAGGAAGACG CATCACAGGGAACGATACAACCGGGTGCAATGGTTGGTGGAGTTCCTGGCTCCACAACTAACTTGAATATAGGAGTGGACTACTGGATTGCTCCCGGTTCTGCAGCTGTCCCTGCAATACATGGCAAAGCACCAGCTGGATCAACTCGAGGAGACCAATGG GATGAAAGGGAACTTAAGAAGCAGAAAAGAAAGCAGTCGAACCGAGAATCAGCACGCAGGTCCCGGCTGCGCAAGCAG GCTGAGTGTGAAGAGCTTGGTCAGCATGCTGAATCTTTAAGGTCGGAAAACTCTTCTCTTAGGGCTGAGCTTGAACGGATCAGAAAGGAGTATGAACAGCTACTTTCAAAGAATGCTTCCCTCAAG GAAAAGCTGGGGGCAACCAGTGATTCGATTCCTGACATGAATTAA
- the LOC133922748 gene encoding 18.9 kDa heat shock protein-like yields the protein MSMITSMLGRKHSQKRTAGGGGGGGGDGDGGTEAEPVNIDILEPFMDAISLTAFAAPALGLPPFATASMDWKETPTAHVFMADLPGVRRDEVNVEVEEEKVLKISGKRQRAAEVKGDRWHRVERGAERFVRTVRLPANANTDSVQASLESGVLTVTVAKDNNRKAQGRSIPITN from the coding sequence ATGTCGATGATCACTAGCATGCTGGGCCGCAAGCATAGTCAGAAGCgcaccgccggcggcggcggcggcggcggcggcgatggcgacggAGGCACGGAGGCCGAGCCGGTGAACATCGACATCCTGGAGCCGTTCATGGACGCCATCTCTCTGACGGCGTTCGCGGCGCCGGCGCTGGGCCTGCCGCCATTCGCGACGGCGAGCATGGACTGGAAGGAGACGCCGACGGCGCACGTGTTCATGGCGGACCTCCCCGGGGTGCGCCGCGACGAGGTGAatgtggaggtggaggaggagaaggtgctcaAGATCAGCGGGAAGCGGCAGCGCGCCGCCGAGGTCAAGGGCGACCGCTGGCACCGCGTGGAGCGGGGCGCCGAGCGGTTCGTGCGCACCGTGCGGCTGCCGGCCAACGCCAACACCGACAGCGTGCAGGCGTCGCTCGAGAGCGGCGTGCTCACCGTCACCGTGGCCAAGGACAACAACCGCAAGGCGCAAGGGAGGTCCATCCCCATCACCAACTAA
- the LOC133922746 gene encoding transcription factor HBP-1a-like isoform X2, translating into MGSNDPSTPSKASKSSEQPMVPPYGTPPPPYVMYPPGTVYAHPSTPPGMHPFNHYPMPTNGNAETPGAAPSAPEMNGKSEPGRTSGPSANGITSHSESGSESESEGSDANSQNDSHSKENDGKEDASQGTIQPGAMVGGVPGSTTNLNIGVDYWIAPGSAAVPAIHGKAPAGSTRGDQWDERELKKQKRKQSNRESARRSRLRKQAECEELGQHAESLRSENSSLRAELERIRKEYEQLLSKNASLKEKLGATSDSIPDMN; encoded by the exons ATGGGAAGCAATGATCCTAGCACACCTTCGAAGGCATCAAAGTCATCAGAACAA CCCATGGTGCCACCTTATGGGACGCCACCACCACCTTATGTGATGTATCCACCTGGAACAGTATATGCCCATCCCTCTACACCTCCT GGTATGCATCCATTTAATCATTATCCTATGCCAACAAATGGAAATGCTGAAACCCCT GGAGCTGCGCCGAGTGCTCCAGAAATGAATG GGAAAAGTGAGCCTGGCAGAACATCTGGTCCATCTGCCAATGGGATTACCTCCCACAG TGAGAGTGgaagtgagagtgagagtgaagGAAGTGATGCCAATTCCCAAAAT GACTCACATTCAAAGGAAAATGATGGAAAGGAAGACG CATCACAGGGAACGATACAACCGGGTGCAATGGTTGGTGGAGTTCCTGGCTCCACAACTAACTTGAATATAGGAGTGGACTACTGGATTGCTCCCGGTTCTGCAGCTGTCCCTGCAATACATGGCAAAGCACCAGCTGGATCAACTCGAGGAGACCAATGG GATGAAAGGGAACTTAAGAAGCAGAAAAGAAAGCAGTCGAACCGAGAATCAGCACGCAGGTCCCGGCTGCGCAAGCAG GCTGAGTGTGAAGAGCTTGGTCAGCATGCTGAATCTTTAAGGTCGGAAAACTCTTCTCTTAGGGCTGAGCTTGAACGGATCAGAAAGGAGTATGAACAGCTACTTTCAAAGAATGCTTCCCTCAAG GAAAAGCTGGGGGCAACCAGTGATTCGATTCCTGACATGAATTAA
- the LOC133922747 gene encoding uncharacterized protein LOC133922747 has protein sequence MRFLRRIAGLLGISRDDADHPDAAAAAEVLQDRAAAAAEAAAGVQGTRRGFSVQVPVAVERTGPGPVMVPCPQGDGGVQGFRWYTRRLRIDKDGDVADEFLDEVVPESSMNNDASPVGRFHVKYNTKPAALALRKQIVAVDGSIRHSLEYQGQLRWV, from the exons ATGAGGTTCCTCCGCCGGATCGCCGGCCTCCTCGGCATCTCCCGGGACGACGCCGACCACCCTGACGCCGCTGCGGCGGCCGAAGTTCTGCAGGATagggcggcggctgctgcggAAGCCGCCGCCGGGGTGCAGGGGACAAGGCGGGGGTTTAGCGTCCAGGTGCCCGTCGCCGTCGAGCGGACGGGGCCCGGGCCCGTGATGGTGCCTTGCCCCCAGGGGGACGGCGGCGTGCAG GGCTTTAGGTGGTATACAAGGAGGCTGAGGATTGATAAAGACGGCGATGTAGCTGATGAGTTCTTGGACGAGGTTGTTCCAGAAAGCTCAATGAACAACGATGCAAGTCCAGTGGGAAGGTTTCATGTGAAATACAATACGAAGCCAGCCGCTCTCGCGTTAAGAAAGCAGATAGTTGCCGTTGATGGCAGCATCCGTCATAGCTTGGAATACCAAGGTCAACTGCGGTGGGTGTGA